A single genomic interval of Heliangelus exortis chromosome 20, bHelExo1.hap1, whole genome shotgun sequence harbors:
- the CEP131 gene encoding centrosomal protein of 131 kDa isoform X1 translates to MSRNRGYRKGAQPSHSCTVRRPPDPLQASCPGLFGTREQGGRCFVPFGTGDSSGVCVWGGCGMCSPCPHSTLCFQGLSPCSSMKSSCSSSSVPGAGSASTDLVLTGLPMPVSRRPGSASPTKHMARSISVTADSKAKRNALEDAGSRAMNNLRRSSSTTQVPQRVSSVCSPEQSRDFLSLFESSSGGRKKPTSLSKTSPEKKTTWNILDDQPRVFPGPSSSCGAEPPAGMRRKESTVLLAANFTANNRSNKGAMGNCVTTMVHNNYCTAEKGPVPKSSNQAPSSLNNVVKATSNEEGESSSLAKSQKNFSSNNIMTRNNNSSSSSGGGGGLPRRKEVTEEEAERFIQQVNLAAVTIQRWYRRHSQRRRAAAAALGRLLASKREERQQQMQEGNILDLHERKDEERRKIREEKARLARHAAIQELHQKRAQKVSDAKHLAEEEVGLGKESRRVAKKKPAKPTPASSPGPAGSVTKANNAEANFHSVAVEPEESSLAELSSLPSRDPRAEDKLQDVGSREMGGEELEPVVRAASRAQSKVTLSELLDTLRLLEEEPELLPPPKLFRKERYAWAEPGPSSNSLTADNLEKFGKLNHSPGVPEDGALLSEAKLQSIISFLDEMEKSEQERPRSAASATQREGLLSEEELAHLEQASAVATEVTSSIVRLKLEVEEKKRAISLLQTALAQQRELTDRHVKQTEKELSHQLRLQREQYEAAIQRHLTFIDQLIDDKKVLSEKCEAVVAELKQVDQKYSKKITQMQEQHELVWRTLGPFCEEIKKLKEVMSATEKIRREKWIDEKTKKIKEITVKGLEPEIQKLIAKHKQDIRKLKMLHEAELLQLDEQAARRYDRQAEELRGLLEREREEQSQRERELARQRCEQEEQELQQQRRRLYAEVAEEKERLSQQAARQRAEAEELRRQLEASSLAVTRALKEEYTKEKEEQERRHQAEVKVLKDRLEMEKQAWEANYVKKEEAWLLSRERELREEVRKERDKEIELVIQRLEADMSSAKEECERAAENRIKRIRDKYEVELQELERSERKLQERCNELKGRLAELEGESIRLQGLLKHKEQEVEEIQKVRDQLAQERSSLAEVIRQEFADRLVGTEEENKRLKAEMAEMRARQRLELDRILREKDQELEEVHRRVKSAVVRKDESVSSLRKQYEAAVQRANHLEALLEQQRKQLLAPK, encoded by the exons ATGTCCAGGAACAGAGGGTACAGGAAAGGGGCTCAGCCCTCCCACAGCTGCACGGTGAGGAGACCACCAGATCCTCTCCAGGCCTCGTGTCCAGGGCTGTTTGGCACAcgggagcagggaggaaggtGTTTTGTCCCCTTTGGAACCGGTGATAGCTCCGGTGTTTGCGTGTGGGGTGGTTGTGGGATGTGCTCCCCGTGCCCTCACTCCACTCTGTGCTTCCAGGgcctctctccctgctccagcatgaagagcagctgcagcagctcctccgtCCCGGGTGCTGGTTCTGCCAGCACGGATCTGGTCCTGACGGGCCTCCCCATGCCGGTGTCCCGGCGCCCCGGCAGTGCCTCTCCCACCAAGCACATGGCACGCTCCATCTCTGTCACTGCTGACAGCAAAGCCAAGAGGAACGCTCTG gaAGATGCAGGATCCCGGGCCATGAACAACCTGCGGAGGTCCAGCAGCACCACCCAGGTGCCCCAGCGGGTCAGCAGTGTCTGCAG cccagagcagagcagagacttCCTGAGCCTCTTTGAGAGCAGTTCTGGGGGAAGAAAGAAGCCAACAAGTCTGAGCAAAACTTccccagaaaagaaaaccacttgGAACATCTTG GATGATCAGCCACGAGTGTTCCCAGGCCCCTCCAGCTCCTGTGGGGCTGAGCCACCAGCAGgaatgaggaggaaagaaagcacagtgctgctggcagccaaCTTCACTGCCAACAACAG GAGCAACAAGGGCGCGATGGGCAACTGTGTGACCACCATGGTGCACAACAACTACTGCACTGCTGAGAAGGGCCCCGTGCCCAAGAGCTCCAACCAggcccccagctccctcaa CAACGTTGTCAAAGCCACCTCGAATGAGGAGGGTGAGAGCAGCAGCTTGGCCAAGTCCCAGAAGAACTTCTCCAGCAACAACATCATGACCCgcaacaacaacagcagcagcagcagtgggggtgggggtggcctcCCCCGCAGGAAGGAGGTGactgaggaggaggcagagag GTTCATCCAGCAGGTGAACCTGGCTGCTGTCACCATCCAGCGCTGGTACCGCCGGCACTCGCAGCGGCGCAGGGCGGCAGCGGCAGCACTGGGGAGGTTGTTGGCTTCCAAAAGAGAG gaaaggcagcagcagatgcaggaaGGGAATATCCTGGATTTGCACGAGAGGAAGGACGAGGAACGCAGGAAGATCCGAGAGGAGAAGGCCCGGCTGGCCCGGCACGCTGCCATCCAG GAACTGCACCAGAAAAGGGCCCAAAAAGTCTCGGATGCAAAGCACTTGGCAGAAGAGGAGgttgggctggggaaggagagcagaCGGGTAGCAAAGAAGAAGCCTGCCAAGCCtacccctgccagcagccctggtcctgctggcagTGTCACCAAGGCCAATAATGCTG AGGCCAATTTCCACTCGGTAGCTGTGGAGCCAGAAGAaagcagcctggcagagctgagctccctGCCCTCACGGGACCCCAGGGCAGAGGATAAGCTGCAG GATGTGGGCTCCAGGGAGATGGGTGGCGAGGAGCTGGAGCCGGTGGtgagagctgccagcagggcGCAGTCCAAGGTGACGCTCAGCGAGCTGCTGGACACCCTGcggctgctggaggaggagccagagctgcttccccctccgaagctcttcagaaaggagaGATACGCCTGGGCAGAGCCTGGG CCCAGCTCCAATTCCCTGACTGCTGATAACCTGGAGAAGTTTGGGAAGCTGAACCACTCGCCGGGGGTCCCAGAGGACGGGGCCCTGCTCTCCGAGGCCAAGCTCCAAAGCATCATCAGTTTTCTGGATGAGATGGAGAAGTCAGAACAGGAGAGGCCCAGGTCAGCTGCCTCGGCCACGCAGCGGGAG GGTCTCCTCTCCGAGGAGGAGCTGGCACACTTGGAGCAAGCCTCAGCTGTTGCCACAGAGGTGACAAGCTCCATCGTGAGGCTGAAGTTGGAagtggaggagaagaagagagcCATCAGCCTGCTGCAGACTGCCCTG GCTCAGCAGAGAGAACTGACAGACAGACACGTCAAACAGACTGAGAAGGAGCTCAGCCACCAgctgaggctgcagagggagcagTATGAGGCAGCCATCCAGAGGCATCTCACCTTCATCGACCAG CTCATCGATGATAAGAAGGTGCTGAGTGAGAAGTGTGAGGCTGTGGTAGCTGAGCTGAAACAGGTGGACCAGAAGTACAGCAAGAAGATCACACAGATGCAGGAGCAGCACGAGCTg gTCTGGCGCACTTTGGGCCCCTTTTGTGAG GAGATTAAGAAACTGAAGGAAGTGATGAGCGCCACTGAGAAAATCCGTCGGGAGAAGTGGATTGAtgagaaaaccaaaaagatcAAAGAAATCACTGTGAAAG ggctggagccagAGATCCAGAAGCTGATTGCCAAGCACAAGCAGGACATCAGGAAGCTGAAGATGCTGCatgaggctgagctgctgcagctggacgAGCAGGCAGCCCGGCGTTACGACcggcaggcagaggagctgcgggggctgctggagagggagagggaggagcagagccagagggaGAGGGAGCTGGCCCGGCAGAG GtgtgagcaggaggagcaggagctgcagcagcagcgGCGCCGGCTCTACGCCGAGGTGGCCGAGGAGAAGGAGAGGCTCAGCCAGCAAGCGGCCAg GCAGCGAGCGGAGGCGGAGGAGCTGCGGCGGCAGCTGGAGGCCAGCAGCTTGGCTGTCACCAGGGCTCTGAAGGAGGAGTACaccaaggagaaggaggagcaggagaggcgCCATCAG GCAGAAGTCAAGGTGCTGAAGGACCGACTGGAGATGGAGAAGCAAGCCTGGGAGGCCAACTACGTGAAGAAGGAG GaagcctggctgctctcccGGGAGCGGGAGCTGCgggaggaggtgaggaaggagagagacaaAGAGATCGAGTTGGTGATCCAGCGCCTGGAGGCTGACATGTCCTCTGCCAAGGAGGAGTGTGAGAGGGCAGCAGAGAACAg GATTAAAAGGATCCGAGACAAGTATGAGGtggagctccaggagctggagaggtCCGAGAGAAAGCTGCAGGAACGTTGCAATGAGCTGAAGGGGCGtttggcagagctggaaggggaGAGCATCCGTCTGCAGGGCCTGCTGAAGcacaaggagcaggaggtggaggagatCCAGAAG gtgAGGGACCAGCTGGCCCAGGAGCGGAGCAGCTTGGCAGAAGTGATCAGGCAGGAGTTTGCTGACAGGCtggtggggacagaggaggagaaCAAGAGGCTAAAGGCAGAGATGGCAGAGATGAGAGCCCGGCAGCGCCTGGAGCTGGACAGGATCCTGCGGGAGAAGgaccaggagctggaggaggttCACAGGAG GGTGAAGAGCGCAGTGGTGAGGAAGGACGAGAGTGTGAGCAGCCTTCGGAAGCAGTATGAG GCAGCCGTGCAGAGAGCCAACCACCTGGAAGccctcctggagcagcagcgGAAGCAGCTGCTGGCCCCAAAATGA
- the CEP131 gene encoding centrosomal protein of 131 kDa isoform X2 encodes MSRNRGYRKGAQPSHSCTVRRPPDPLQASCPGLFGTREQGGRCFVPFGTGDSSGVCVWGGCGMCSPCPHSTLCFQGLSPCSSMKSSCSSSSVPGAGSASTDLVLTGLPMPVSRRPGSASPTKHMARSISVTADSKAKRNALEDAGSRAMNNLRRSSSTTQVPQRVSSVCSPEQSRDFLSLFESSSGGRKKPTSLSKTSPEKKTTWNILDDQPRVFPGPSSSCGAEPPAGMRRKESTVLLAANFTANNRSNKGAMGNCVTTMVHNNYCTAEKGPVPKSSNQAPSSLNNVVKATSNEEGESSSLAKSQKNFSSNNIMTRNNNSSSSSGGGGGLPRRKEVTEEEAERFIQQVNLAAVTIQRWYRRHSQRRRAAAAALGRLLASKREERQQQMQEGNILDLHERKDEERRKIREEKARLARHAAIQELHQKRAQKVSDAKHLAEEEVGLGKESRRVAKKKPAKPTPASSPGPAGSVTKANNAEANFHSVAVEPEESSLAELSSLPSRDPRAEDKLQDVGSREMGGEELEPVVRAASRAQSKVTLSELLDTLRLLEEEPELLPPPKLFRKERYAWAEPGPSSNSLTADNLEKFGKLNHSPGVPEDGALLSEAKLQSIISFLDEMEKSEQERPRSAASATQREGLLSEEELAHLEQASAVATEVTSSIVRLKLEVEEKKRAISLLQTALAQQRELTDRHVKQTEKELSHQLRLQREQYEAAIQRHLTFIDQLIDDKKVLSEKCEAVVAELKQVDQKYSKKITQMQEQHELEIKKLKEVMSATEKIRREKWIDEKTKKIKEITVKGLEPEIQKLIAKHKQDIRKLKMLHEAELLQLDEQAARRYDRQAEELRGLLEREREEQSQRERELARQRCEQEEQELQQQRRRLYAEVAEEKERLSQQAARQRAEAEELRRQLEASSLAVTRALKEEYTKEKEEQERRHQAEVKVLKDRLEMEKQAWEANYVKKEEAWLLSRERELREEVRKERDKEIELVIQRLEADMSSAKEECERAAENRIKRIRDKYEVELQELERSERKLQERCNELKGRLAELEGESIRLQGLLKHKEQEVEEIQKVRDQLAQERSSLAEVIRQEFADRLVGTEEENKRLKAEMAEMRARQRLELDRILREKDQELEEVHRRVKSAVVRKDESVSSLRKQYEAAVQRANHLEALLEQQRKQLLAPK; translated from the exons ATGTCCAGGAACAGAGGGTACAGGAAAGGGGCTCAGCCCTCCCACAGCTGCACGGTGAGGAGACCACCAGATCCTCTCCAGGCCTCGTGTCCAGGGCTGTTTGGCACAcgggagcagggaggaaggtGTTTTGTCCCCTTTGGAACCGGTGATAGCTCCGGTGTTTGCGTGTGGGGTGGTTGTGGGATGTGCTCCCCGTGCCCTCACTCCACTCTGTGCTTCCAGGgcctctctccctgctccagcatgaagagcagctgcagcagctcctccgtCCCGGGTGCTGGTTCTGCCAGCACGGATCTGGTCCTGACGGGCCTCCCCATGCCGGTGTCCCGGCGCCCCGGCAGTGCCTCTCCCACCAAGCACATGGCACGCTCCATCTCTGTCACTGCTGACAGCAAAGCCAAGAGGAACGCTCTG gaAGATGCAGGATCCCGGGCCATGAACAACCTGCGGAGGTCCAGCAGCACCACCCAGGTGCCCCAGCGGGTCAGCAGTGTCTGCAG cccagagcagagcagagacttCCTGAGCCTCTTTGAGAGCAGTTCTGGGGGAAGAAAGAAGCCAACAAGTCTGAGCAAAACTTccccagaaaagaaaaccacttgGAACATCTTG GATGATCAGCCACGAGTGTTCCCAGGCCCCTCCAGCTCCTGTGGGGCTGAGCCACCAGCAGgaatgaggaggaaagaaagcacagtgctgctggcagccaaCTTCACTGCCAACAACAG GAGCAACAAGGGCGCGATGGGCAACTGTGTGACCACCATGGTGCACAACAACTACTGCACTGCTGAGAAGGGCCCCGTGCCCAAGAGCTCCAACCAggcccccagctccctcaa CAACGTTGTCAAAGCCACCTCGAATGAGGAGGGTGAGAGCAGCAGCTTGGCCAAGTCCCAGAAGAACTTCTCCAGCAACAACATCATGACCCgcaacaacaacagcagcagcagcagtgggggtgggggtggcctcCCCCGCAGGAAGGAGGTGactgaggaggaggcagagag GTTCATCCAGCAGGTGAACCTGGCTGCTGTCACCATCCAGCGCTGGTACCGCCGGCACTCGCAGCGGCGCAGGGCGGCAGCGGCAGCACTGGGGAGGTTGTTGGCTTCCAAAAGAGAG gaaaggcagcagcagatgcaggaaGGGAATATCCTGGATTTGCACGAGAGGAAGGACGAGGAACGCAGGAAGATCCGAGAGGAGAAGGCCCGGCTGGCCCGGCACGCTGCCATCCAG GAACTGCACCAGAAAAGGGCCCAAAAAGTCTCGGATGCAAAGCACTTGGCAGAAGAGGAGgttgggctggggaaggagagcagaCGGGTAGCAAAGAAGAAGCCTGCCAAGCCtacccctgccagcagccctggtcctgctggcagTGTCACCAAGGCCAATAATGCTG AGGCCAATTTCCACTCGGTAGCTGTGGAGCCAGAAGAaagcagcctggcagagctgagctccctGCCCTCACGGGACCCCAGGGCAGAGGATAAGCTGCAG GATGTGGGCTCCAGGGAGATGGGTGGCGAGGAGCTGGAGCCGGTGGtgagagctgccagcagggcGCAGTCCAAGGTGACGCTCAGCGAGCTGCTGGACACCCTGcggctgctggaggaggagccagagctgcttccccctccgaagctcttcagaaaggagaGATACGCCTGGGCAGAGCCTGGG CCCAGCTCCAATTCCCTGACTGCTGATAACCTGGAGAAGTTTGGGAAGCTGAACCACTCGCCGGGGGTCCCAGAGGACGGGGCCCTGCTCTCCGAGGCCAAGCTCCAAAGCATCATCAGTTTTCTGGATGAGATGGAGAAGTCAGAACAGGAGAGGCCCAGGTCAGCTGCCTCGGCCACGCAGCGGGAG GGTCTCCTCTCCGAGGAGGAGCTGGCACACTTGGAGCAAGCCTCAGCTGTTGCCACAGAGGTGACAAGCTCCATCGTGAGGCTGAAGTTGGAagtggaggagaagaagagagcCATCAGCCTGCTGCAGACTGCCCTG GCTCAGCAGAGAGAACTGACAGACAGACACGTCAAACAGACTGAGAAGGAGCTCAGCCACCAgctgaggctgcagagggagcagTATGAGGCAGCCATCCAGAGGCATCTCACCTTCATCGACCAG CTCATCGATGATAAGAAGGTGCTGAGTGAGAAGTGTGAGGCTGTGGTAGCTGAGCTGAAACAGGTGGACCAGAAGTACAGCAAGAAGATCACACAGATGCAGGAGCAGCACGAGCTg GAGATTAAGAAACTGAAGGAAGTGATGAGCGCCACTGAGAAAATCCGTCGGGAGAAGTGGATTGAtgagaaaaccaaaaagatcAAAGAAATCACTGTGAAAG ggctggagccagAGATCCAGAAGCTGATTGCCAAGCACAAGCAGGACATCAGGAAGCTGAAGATGCTGCatgaggctgagctgctgcagctggacgAGCAGGCAGCCCGGCGTTACGACcggcaggcagaggagctgcgggggctgctggagagggagagggaggagcagagccagagggaGAGGGAGCTGGCCCGGCAGAG GtgtgagcaggaggagcaggagctgcagcagcagcgGCGCCGGCTCTACGCCGAGGTGGCCGAGGAGAAGGAGAGGCTCAGCCAGCAAGCGGCCAg GCAGCGAGCGGAGGCGGAGGAGCTGCGGCGGCAGCTGGAGGCCAGCAGCTTGGCTGTCACCAGGGCTCTGAAGGAGGAGTACaccaaggagaaggaggagcaggagaggcgCCATCAG GCAGAAGTCAAGGTGCTGAAGGACCGACTGGAGATGGAGAAGCAAGCCTGGGAGGCCAACTACGTGAAGAAGGAG GaagcctggctgctctcccGGGAGCGGGAGCTGCgggaggaggtgaggaaggagagagacaaAGAGATCGAGTTGGTGATCCAGCGCCTGGAGGCTGACATGTCCTCTGCCAAGGAGGAGTGTGAGAGGGCAGCAGAGAACAg GATTAAAAGGATCCGAGACAAGTATGAGGtggagctccaggagctggagaggtCCGAGAGAAAGCTGCAGGAACGTTGCAATGAGCTGAAGGGGCGtttggcagagctggaaggggaGAGCATCCGTCTGCAGGGCCTGCTGAAGcacaaggagcaggaggtggaggagatCCAGAAG gtgAGGGACCAGCTGGCCCAGGAGCGGAGCAGCTTGGCAGAAGTGATCAGGCAGGAGTTTGCTGACAGGCtggtggggacagaggaggagaaCAAGAGGCTAAAGGCAGAGATGGCAGAGATGAGAGCCCGGCAGCGCCTGGAGCTGGACAGGATCCTGCGGGAGAAGgaccaggagctggaggaggttCACAGGAG GGTGAAGAGCGCAGTGGTGAGGAAGGACGAGAGTGTGAGCAGCCTTCGGAAGCAGTATGAG GCAGCCGTGCAGAGAGCCAACCACCTGGAAGccctcctggagcagcagcgGAAGCAGCTGCTGGCCCCAAAATGA